A genomic window from Micromonospora violae includes:
- a CDS encoding ABC transporter permease: MLSVRRSASAFVAVAIGVMLVAAATLLLASGRPQVPDRLTRAAVVVQSPEAGASADEFVPTRPWSASAAAEYVGRLAALPDVVAAVPDRTFYAQPLVDGRPAAVDTRREDAYQGHGWSSAQLGGVRLTAGEPPRGPGEVVVDRALGLRAGAPVTLLTAAGPEPYTVSGLVDGPGVHVADEVAAALAPGVRAIGLMLAPGADAERVATAARGVVGGDGRVLTGDARGALEPRGDARTRWIGLQVLSATVALASFVTVFVVASTFAFTIAQRRRELGLLRAVGATGRQVRRMVYAEALAVGATAGLVGLLLGAALAPSLGRLLVDFGYEPSTFRVGYDLWPIAVSLAAGPVIAVLAVWSASRRAARVRPLEALRDAAVEQRPIGRLRAATGVLLVAAGAALSLGTATADEARVAGQYALYAVMALVAGATVLAPVVVGPLVRVLRSPVRRPGGAIGMLVRSGALTATRRTAAIAAPVLLTVAFAVLVSGMVRTTSAAYAAGRVDNVNAGWIVVPDRAPGLSDQAVAATGGTALLPTTVYRTEPGTSPENQPMTALGVEPEGFAAANRVLTVVAGTLNDLTGDDTVVVTASANRLPSEPYPVVFADGTSVSLRVVAVVTDTSIPGDLLVPRAVVRAHDPSALTSTVYVRDRIDPPVGARILDVPAWAAEADAAEDRLVWLFTLLLIGVSAGYGAIAVANTLLLAAAGRAADLRLIRLAGATRRQVIWLVTAESALVVLIGSLLGGAVAFVGLLSISAGLAEQVGAPVDLVMPWPVVAGVVGLCLLFAVLSSVLPTWRLLRHRPARSPVGLVG; the protein is encoded by the coding sequence GTGCTGAGCGTCCGGCGGTCGGCCAGCGCGTTCGTGGCCGTCGCCATCGGGGTCATGCTGGTCGCGGCGGCCACCCTGCTGCTCGCTTCCGGGCGTCCGCAGGTGCCGGACCGGTTGACCCGGGCGGCGGTGGTGGTGCAGAGCCCCGAGGCGGGCGCGTCGGCTGACGAGTTCGTGCCGACCCGGCCCTGGTCGGCCAGCGCGGCGGCGGAGTACGTCGGCAGGCTGGCCGCTCTGCCGGACGTCGTCGCGGCGGTGCCGGACCGCACCTTCTACGCGCAGCCGCTCGTCGACGGCCGGCCCGCAGCCGTCGACACCCGGCGGGAGGACGCCTACCAGGGGCACGGCTGGTCCAGCGCCCAGCTGGGTGGGGTCCGCCTCACCGCCGGCGAGCCACCGCGTGGGCCCGGCGAGGTGGTCGTCGACCGGGCGCTCGGCCTGCGCGCCGGCGCGCCGGTGACCCTGCTGACCGCGGCGGGGCCGGAACCGTACACCGTCAGTGGTCTGGTCGACGGGCCTGGCGTGCACGTCGCCGACGAGGTCGCCGCCGCGCTCGCGCCCGGCGTCCGGGCGATCGGGCTGATGCTCGCGCCGGGGGCCGACGCCGAGCGGGTCGCCACGGCGGCTCGTGGAGTCGTCGGCGGTGACGGACGGGTGCTCACCGGCGACGCCCGGGGGGCGCTGGAGCCTCGCGGTGACGCCCGCACCCGCTGGATCGGTCTCCAGGTGCTCAGCGCCACGGTGGCCCTCGCCAGCTTCGTCACGGTGTTCGTGGTCGCCTCGACCTTCGCGTTCACCATCGCGCAGCGCCGCCGTGAGCTGGGCCTGCTGCGCGCCGTCGGCGCCACCGGACGCCAGGTCCGCCGGATGGTCTACGCGGAGGCGCTCGCCGTCGGTGCCACGGCGGGGCTGGTCGGCCTGCTGTTGGGCGCGGCGCTCGCCCCGTCGTTGGGTCGGCTGCTCGTCGACTTCGGCTACGAACCGTCGACGTTCCGGGTCGGCTACGACCTCTGGCCGATCGCGGTCTCGCTGGCGGCCGGGCCGGTCATCGCGGTGCTGGCCGTCTGGTCGGCGTCGCGCCGGGCGGCGCGGGTCCGCCCGTTGGAGGCGCTGCGTGACGCCGCGGTGGAACAGCGACCGATCGGGCGGCTGCGCGCCGCCACCGGGGTGCTGCTCGTCGCGGCGGGGGCCGCTCTCAGCCTGGGCACGGCGACCGCCGACGAGGCTCGGGTGGCCGGGCAGTACGCGCTCTACGCGGTGATGGCGCTGGTGGCCGGTGCCACCGTGCTCGCCCCGGTGGTGGTCGGGCCGCTGGTGCGGGTGCTGCGCTCGCCGGTGCGTCGGCCCGGTGGGGCGATCGGGATGCTGGTGCGCAGCGGGGCGCTGACCGCGACCCGGCGGACCGCCGCCATCGCCGCACCGGTGCTGCTCACGGTCGCGTTCGCGGTGCTGGTGTCCGGAATGGTGCGCACCACCAGCGCCGCGTACGCGGCCGGTCGGGTGGACAATGTGAACGCCGGCTGGATCGTCGTACCGGACCGGGCGCCCGGCCTCTCCGACCAGGCCGTCGCCGCGACGGGCGGCACCGCCCTGTTGCCGACCACCGTCTACCGCACCGAACCCGGGACGTCGCCGGAGAACCAGCCGATGACCGCGCTCGGCGTGGAACCGGAGGGCTTCGCCGCCGCGAACCGGGTGCTCACCGTCGTCGCCGGTACGCTGAACGACCTGACCGGCGACGACACGGTGGTGGTCACCGCCTCGGCGAACCGACTGCCGTCCGAGCCGTACCCGGTGGTCTTCGCCGACGGGACGTCGGTGTCGTTGCGCGTCGTCGCCGTGGTCACCGACACCTCCATCCCCGGCGACCTGCTCGTACCCCGGGCCGTGGTGCGAGCGCACGACCCGTCCGCGTTGACATCCACGGTGTACGTCCGGGACCGCATCGATCCGCCGGTCGGCGCGCGGATCCTCGACGTCCCGGCCTGGGCGGCCGAGGCGGACGCCGCCGAGGACCGCCTCGTCTGGCTCTTCACCCTGCTGCTGATCGGTGTGTCCGCCGGCTACGGGGCGATCGCGGTGGCGAACACGCTGTTGCTGGCCGCGGCGGGCCGAGCCGCCGATCTCCGCCTGATCCGGCTGGCCGGGGCGACCCGACGGCAGGTCATCTGGCTGGTCACGGCGGAGTCGGCCCTGGTGGTGCTGATCGGTTCGCTGCTGGGTGGGGCCGTGGCGTTCGTCGGGCTGCTCAGCATCAGCGCCGGCCTCGCCGAGCAGGTCGGCGCCCCCGTCGACCTGGTGATGCCGTGGCCGGTGGTCGCCGGGGTGGTGGGGCTGTGCCTGCTCTTCGCGGTGCTGTCCAGCGTGCTGCCGACGTGGCGGTTGCTGCGTCACCGTCCGGCACGGTCACCGGTCGGCCTGGTCGGCTGA
- a CDS encoding SOUL family heme-binding protein produces the protein MTEQQPYRVVSRHPGFELRRYPAHLVAEMQIQASFTRAPIEAFRPLAAYIGGANRARHPIGSAAPAMAAAGGSEKIAMTAPVVQVEGEQPGAYLIQFVMPATATTATLPEPVDARIRIREVPAQLAAAMRFSGRWTEQAFGQRATMLGRSVTAAGLQPTGAIRYARFDPPWKPWFLRRNEVVLPVVE, from the coding sequence ATGACCGAACAGCAGCCGTACCGGGTGGTGTCCCGACACCCCGGTTTCGAGCTGCGTCGGTACCCCGCTCATCTGGTGGCCGAGATGCAGATCCAGGCCTCGTTCACCCGGGCGCCGATCGAGGCGTTCCGGCCGCTGGCCGCGTACATCGGGGGCGCCAACCGGGCCCGGCACCCGATCGGTTCGGCCGCGCCGGCGATGGCGGCGGCCGGCGGCTCGGAGAAGATCGCCATGACCGCGCCGGTGGTCCAGGTCGAGGGCGAGCAGCCGGGGGCGTACCTGATCCAGTTCGTCATGCCGGCCACCGCCACCACCGCCACCCTGCCCGAGCCGGTGGACGCCCGGATACGCATCCGCGAGGTGCCGGCGCAACTGGCGGCGGCGATGCGCTTCTCCGGGCGGTGGACGGAGCAGGCGTTCGGCCAGCGGGCCACCATGCTCGGCCGGTCGGTGACCGCGGCTGGGCTGCAACCCACCGGCGCCATCCGGTACGCGCGTTTCGACCCACCGTGGAAGCCGTGGTTCCTGCGCCGCAACGAGGTCGTGCTGCCGGTCGTCGAGTGA
- a CDS encoding YqeB family protein — MDEAGYRPRTVVSGGPLELAVLWGGFPLLGAGAGWLLAATTGWLARLPWVPFGFLFEWLDRLPEPQATGGTIAVGVVVGLVIAGIGTAERLIVTVDAAQVRLRRSDENRTVARVDTRVVLLADKHLVLLDADGAELVREPTDLPAAHLAAAFRAHGWGWADDDPHRSAYRLWVPDLPGLPAGADALLRARDRAIQRDRRDDARELRRELGLIGVVLRDEDKRQYWRLTSRAVAPGPEQPTSTEREANGR; from the coding sequence ATGGACGAGGCCGGTTACCGTCCGCGCACCGTGGTCAGCGGAGGCCCGCTGGAGCTGGCGGTCCTGTGGGGTGGCTTCCCGCTGCTCGGCGCGGGCGCCGGATGGCTCCTCGCGGCGACCACGGGCTGGCTCGCCCGGCTGCCCTGGGTGCCGTTCGGCTTTCTGTTCGAATGGCTGGACCGGCTGCCCGAACCGCAGGCCACCGGCGGCACCATCGCGGTGGGCGTGGTGGTCGGCCTCGTCATCGCCGGGATCGGCACCGCCGAACGGCTGATCGTCACCGTCGACGCGGCGCAGGTCCGGCTGCGCCGCTCCGACGAGAACCGGACGGTCGCACGGGTCGACACCCGGGTGGTCCTCCTCGCCGACAAGCACCTGGTGCTCCTCGACGCCGACGGCGCGGAACTGGTCCGGGAACCGACGGACCTGCCCGCCGCACACCTGGCGGCGGCGTTCCGGGCGCACGGCTGGGGATGGGCGGACGACGACCCGCACCGGTCGGCGTACCGGCTGTGGGTGCCCGACCTGCCCGGGTTGCCGGCCGGCGCGGACGCGTTGCTGCGGGCCCGGGACCGGGCGATCCAGCGGGACCGCCGCGACGACGCCCGGGAGTTACGCCGCGAACTGGGCCTGATCGGGGTGGTGCTCCGCGACGAGGACAAAAGGCAGTACTGGCGGTTGACCAGCCGGGCCGTCGCACCCGGGCCGGAGCAGCCGACTTCGACCGAGCGGGAGGCGAACGGGCGGTAG
- a CDS encoding ABC transporter permease — MTTTTAPAAGAVAPRHLSPVRRPSLLRLTHVELRKLVDTRAGRWLLITIGLITAVIVTLQLVYADDTAQTFVNFFTPSLLPIGVLLPVLGILSITSEWSQRTALTTYALVPRRERVVVAKLIAVSLTALASVLASLAVAAVGTLLAGALGGAGTWQIDGSLVLNAAIFQVTGVLMGAAFGLLLLNPPLAIVGYLLLPTLWGVLGEVVKPLRGPSEWLDTSKTMEPLFGSDALTGEQWGRIVVSLLVWMVLPLAAGLVRTLRREVS; from the coding sequence ATGACCACCACCACCGCGCCCGCCGCCGGTGCCGTCGCGCCCCGGCACCTTTCCCCGGTACGCCGTCCGTCGCTGCTCCGGCTCACCCACGTGGAGCTGCGCAAGCTCGTCGACACCCGCGCCGGTCGCTGGCTGCTGATCACCATCGGCCTGATCACCGCCGTGATCGTCACCCTGCAACTGGTCTACGCCGACGACACGGCACAGACCTTCGTCAACTTCTTCACCCCTTCGCTGCTGCCGATCGGGGTGTTGCTGCCGGTGCTCGGCATCCTGTCGATCACCAGTGAGTGGTCGCAGCGCACTGCCCTCACCACGTACGCGCTGGTGCCCCGCCGGGAGCGGGTGGTGGTCGCGAAGCTCATCGCCGTGTCGCTGACCGCGCTCGCCTCGGTGCTGGCCAGCCTCGCCGTCGCCGCCGTGGGGACGCTTCTCGCCGGAGCCCTCGGCGGCGCGGGCACCTGGCAGATCGACGGGTCACTGGTGCTGAACGCGGCGATCTTCCAGGTCACCGGTGTGCTGATGGGTGCCGCTTTCGGCCTGCTGCTCCTCAACCCGCCGCTGGCGATCGTCGGCTACCTGCTGCTGCCCACCCTGTGGGGGGTGCTCGGCGAGGTGGTCAAGCCCCTGCGCGGTCCGTCCGAGTGGCTGGACACCAGCAAGACCATGGAACCTCTGTTCGGCAGCGACGCGCTCACCGGTGAGCAGTGGGGGCGGATCGTGGTCTCGCTGCTCGTCTGGATGGTCCTCCCGCTGGCCGCCGGACTGGTCCGGACGCTGCGCCGCGAGGTGTCCTGA
- a CDS encoding ABC transporter ATP-binding protein, producing MITVENLTKRYGPHPAVDDVSFQCEPGTVTGFLGPNGAGKSTTMRMICGLTTPTAGRATVSGHPYRDLPNPGREVGVLLDASAQHAGRTGREALTLSAYTMGLDRREVAAKLDLVGLNAVAAKRRVRAYSLGMRQRLGLAQAMLGDPRVLILDEPANGLDPEGIFWMRGLLRDFADRGGTVLLSSHLLREVEAVADRLVVIGGGRIVAQGDKNELLAGGGTVVRARDGAALHRALSVAGLTAADSADGLLVQADAEAVGQAAADAGVALAELRPAGGGLEQLFLTLTAGESTKEAVR from the coding sequence ATGATCACCGTGGAGAACCTCACCAAGCGATACGGACCACACCCGGCCGTGGACGACGTGTCGTTCCAGTGCGAGCCGGGCACCGTCACCGGCTTCCTCGGCCCCAACGGCGCCGGCAAGTCGACGACCATGCGCATGATCTGCGGTCTCACCACGCCGACCGCCGGCCGCGCCACCGTCTCCGGGCACCCGTACCGGGACCTGCCCAACCCGGGACGGGAGGTCGGGGTGCTGCTGGACGCCTCCGCCCAGCACGCCGGGCGCACCGGCCGCGAGGCGTTGACGCTGTCCGCGTACACCATGGGGTTGGACCGGCGCGAGGTCGCCGCGAAGCTCGACCTGGTCGGGTTGAACGCGGTGGCCGCGAAGCGTCGGGTCCGGGCGTACTCGCTGGGCATGCGCCAACGGCTCGGGCTGGCGCAGGCGATGCTCGGTGACCCTCGGGTGTTGATCCTCGACGAGCCGGCCAACGGCCTGGACCCGGAGGGCATCTTCTGGATGCGCGGCCTGCTGCGCGACTTCGCCGACCGGGGCGGCACCGTGCTGCTCTCCTCCCACCTGCTGCGTGAGGTGGAGGCGGTCGCGGACCGGCTGGTGGTGATCGGGGGTGGCCGGATCGTGGCCCAGGGCGACAAGAACGAGCTGCTGGCCGGGGGCGGCACGGTGGTCCGGGCCCGCGACGGCGCGGCGCTGCACCGGGCGCTGTCGGTGGCGGGTCTGACCGCCGCCGACAGCGCCGACGGTCTCCTGGTACAGGCCGACGCCGAGGCGGTCGGCCAGGCGGCGGCCGATGCCGGCGTCGCGCTGGCCGAGCTGCGTCCCGCCGGCGGCGGCCTCGAGCAGCTCTTCCTGACCCTGACCGCCGGCGAATCCACCAAGGAGGCCGTCCGATGA
- a CDS encoding sensor histidine kinase, which yields MTSLAVPEHPWLLPGELVVPADSGRTRPRRTTRDWIVDSLAFLVSVVWVLFATADALSPDPAMAAPLPHDWMTGADAVIGLVCCGLLWLRRRWPLGLVVATTPLTLFSMAAAIPLLIFYFTVVVHRRTVIAIAVTGAGLVTNLAFSWIRPDPSMPYWATVSWGVVLSFTVLAWGMFVRARRQLVVSLRERAERAEAEQQLRVAQARHLERTRIAREMHDVLAHRISLLSLHAGALEFRPDAPADEVARAAGVIRGSAHAALQDLREVIGVLRAEDGGGDAPEPPQPTLADLPALIDESRTAGVRVNVSDSVASPEQVPAALGRAAYRIVQEGLTNARKHAAGAAVTVDVAGGPGTGLTVAIGNRWPVGTPAGGTLPGAGTGLVGISERVTLAGGRLAYGRDDTGDFRLAAWLPWPA from the coding sequence GTGACCAGCCTCGCCGTCCCGGAGCACCCCTGGCTGCTGCCAGGGGAGCTGGTGGTGCCGGCCGACAGTGGGCGGACGCGTCCGCGCCGCACCACCCGCGACTGGATCGTGGACAGCCTCGCGTTCCTGGTCTCCGTGGTCTGGGTGCTGTTCGCCACCGCCGACGCCCTGTCGCCCGACCCGGCGATGGCCGCCCCGCTCCCGCACGACTGGATGACCGGCGCCGACGCAGTGATCGGGCTGGTCTGCTGCGGGCTGCTCTGGTTGCGCCGCCGATGGCCACTCGGGCTGGTGGTGGCGACGACACCGCTCACCTTGTTCTCGATGGCCGCCGCCATCCCGCTGTTGATCTTCTACTTCACTGTGGTGGTACACCGACGGACGGTCATCGCGATCGCGGTGACCGGTGCGGGTCTCGTCACCAACCTGGCCTTCAGTTGGATCCGTCCGGACCCGAGCATGCCGTACTGGGCCACCGTGTCCTGGGGCGTGGTGCTCAGCTTCACCGTGCTGGCCTGGGGGATGTTCGTCCGGGCCCGCCGGCAGTTGGTCGTGTCGCTGCGGGAGCGGGCCGAGCGGGCCGAGGCCGAGCAGCAGCTGCGGGTCGCCCAGGCCCGTCATCTCGAACGCACCCGCATCGCCCGGGAGATGCACGACGTGCTGGCGCACCGGATCTCGCTGCTCAGCCTGCACGCGGGCGCGCTGGAGTTCCGCCCGGACGCGCCGGCGGACGAGGTGGCCCGCGCCGCCGGGGTGATCCGGGGCAGCGCGCACGCCGCCCTACAGGACCTGCGGGAGGTGATCGGGGTGCTCCGGGCCGAGGACGGCGGCGGCGACGCCCCGGAGCCGCCCCAGCCCACCCTCGCCGACCTGCCCGCCCTGATCGACGAGTCGCGCACGGCCGGGGTGCGGGTGAACGTCAGCGACAGCGTCGCGTCACCGGAGCAGGTGCCGGCGGCGCTGGGTCGGGCCGCGTACCGGATCGTGCAGGAGGGGCTGACCAACGCCCGCAAGCACGCGGCCGGCGCGGCCGTCACCGTGGACGTGGCCGGTGGGCCGGGCACCGGGCTGACCGTGGCGATCGGCAACCGGTGGCCGGTCGGCACGCCGGCCGGCGGCACCCTGCCGGGCGCGGGCACCGGCCTGGTCGGCATCAGCGAACGGGTCACCCTGGCCGGCGGCCGGCTCGCCTACGGCCGCGACGACACCGGTGACTTCCGGCTGGCCGCCTGGCTGCCGTGGCCGGCGTGA